From Verrucomicrobiia bacterium, one genomic window encodes:
- a CDS encoding serine hydrolase domain-containing protein, with protein MQRHLIALLAFCLVVPSLHAASPNPSKAGMDALKLTEIPRRMQGFVDSNIISGAVTLVARNGQLAALDVVGYSDLATKKPLRADDMFWIASMTKPMTATAIMMLQDEGKLSVDDPVEKHLPEFKNQWLVDSQSKDGMVLKRPARPITLRDLLTHTSGIGDVPAPRYNCTLAELAMAYSQQPLRFPPGSKWQYSNPGINTLGRIVEVASGKTYAEFMQERIFNPLGMKDTTFHPTAAQVKRIAKSYKPGAGGKGLEETTVYFVQGGISDKVRTAFPAGGLFSTAEDVLKFYEMMLNGGVWKGKRLLSEAAVKQATTTQSGDIKTGFVDGMSFGFGFAVVKEPQGVTGMLAKGTYGHGGAYATQSWADPEKKLIVILMLQRAGLPNGDASEMRKAFQEAAAAAVVK; from the coding sequence ATGCAACGTCATCTCATCGCCTTGTTGGCTTTCTGTTTGGTTGTTCCATCACTTCACGCGGCGAGTCCGAATCCTTCGAAGGCGGGGATGGATGCGTTGAAGCTGACAGAGATTCCCCGGCGCATGCAGGGGTTTGTGGATAGCAACATCATCTCGGGCGCGGTGACGTTGGTGGCGCGGAATGGGCAGCTCGCTGCGCTGGATGTCGTAGGTTACAGCGATCTGGCCACGAAGAAGCCTTTGCGCGCAGATGACATGTTCTGGATCGCCTCGATGACGAAGCCCATGACCGCGACGGCGATCATGATGTTGCAGGATGAGGGCAAACTTTCGGTGGACGATCCGGTGGAGAAGCATCTGCCGGAGTTTAAGAACCAGTGGCTGGTGGATTCACAGAGCAAGGACGGCATGGTGCTGAAACGTCCGGCGCGTCCGATCACGTTGCGCGATTTGCTCACGCATACGTCCGGCATCGGGGATGTCCCGGCACCGCGTTATAATTGCACGCTCGCGGAATTGGCGATGGCTTACTCGCAGCAGCCGTTGCGTTTCCCGCCGGGCAGCAAGTGGCAGTATAGCAATCCGGGCATCAACACACTCGGGCGCATCGTGGAAGTGGCTTCGGGCAAAACGTATGCGGAGTTCATGCAGGAACGGATTTTCAATCCGCTGGGCATGAAGGATACGACGTTTCATCCTACGGCCGCGCAGGTGAAACGCATCGCGAAATCTTACAAACCTGGTGCAGGCGGGAAGGGGCTGGAAGAGACGACGGTGTATTTCGTGCAGGGTGGTATTTCAGACAAGGTGCGCACGGCTTTTCCGGCAGGCGGATTATTTTCCACGGCGGAAGATGTGCTGAAGTTTTACGAGATGATGTTGAATGGCGGCGTGTGGAAGGGCAAACGGTTGCTCTCCGAAGCGGCGGTGAAGCAGGCGACGACAACGCAGTCGGGCGATATCAAAACGGGTTTTGTAGATGGCATGAGTTTCGGGTTCGGCTTCGCCGTGGTGAAAGAGCCGCAAGGTGTGACGGGTATGTTGGCGAAGGGCACATACGGTCATGGCGGTGCTTATGCCACGCAGAGCTGGGCGGACCCAGAGAAGAAGCTGATCGTGATCTTGATGTTGCAACGCGCGGGGTTGCCGAACGGGGATGCTTCCGAGATGCGGAAGGCGTTTCAGGAGGCAGCAGCAGCGGCGGTGGTTAAGTAA
- a CDS encoding sugar phosphate isomerase/epimerase, which translates to MKLIARSLMAMLSLTAAVNLMAADKPVGTSKDFKGPVGLQLYSLRAEFTAKGVPPTLKTVKNYGFQIVETAGTYNMPAEKFKGLLDEAGLKPVSGHFPFEKYRDDVESIAKDAKALGLEYAGCAWIPHKDSFDEAEARAAIAVFNKAGEALKKHGIKFFYHIHGYEFHKHGDGTLMDLLLKETNPEFVAFEMDVYWVVHPGEDPVKWLNKYGKRWQLMHIKDKRKGVTGDLTGKSDVKNDVTVGEGQMDWPAILKAAQKAGVKYYFIEDESPVVNDQIAPSLKYLESVKF; encoded by the coding sequence ATGAAACTTATCGCCCGTTCACTCATGGCCATGCTGTCTTTGACGGCGGCCGTCAATCTCATGGCCGCGGACAAACCCGTCGGCACCAGCAAGGATTTCAAAGGTCCCGTAGGTCTGCAGCTCTACAGCTTGCGCGCGGAGTTCACTGCCAAGGGAGTTCCGCCCACGCTGAAGACGGTGAAGAATTACGGTTTCCAGATCGTGGAGACGGCGGGCACTTACAACATGCCTGCGGAGAAGTTCAAGGGCTTGCTGGATGAAGCGGGCTTGAAGCCGGTGAGCGGCCATTTCCCGTTCGAGAAATATCGCGATGATGTGGAGAGCATCGCGAAGGATGCGAAGGCGCTGGGCTTGGAATACGCCGGTTGCGCCTGGATCCCACACAAGGATTCGTTCGATGAAGCCGAGGCGCGCGCGGCTATCGCGGTGTTCAACAAAGCGGGCGAAGCGTTGAAGAAACACGGCATCAAATTTTTCTACCACATCCATGGCTATGAGTTTCACAAGCATGGTGACGGCACGTTGATGGATCTCCTGCTGAAGGAGACAAATCCTGAATTCGTCGCGTTCGAGATGGATGTGTATTGGGTCGTTCATCCGGGTGAAGATCCGGTGAAGTGGCTGAACAAGTATGGCAAGCGTTGGCAGCTCATGCACATCAAGGACAAGCGCAAGGGCGTGACGGGCGATCTCACAGGCAAGTCCGACGTGAAGAACGACGTGACGGTGGGTGAAGGCCAGATGGATTGGCCAGCCATCCTGAAAGCTGCGCAGAAAGCGGGTGTGAAGTATTACTTCATCGAGGACGAATCTCCGGTGGTGAACGACCAGATCGCACCGAGCTTGAAGTATCTCGAGTCCGTAAAGTTTTAA
- a CDS encoding alkaline phosphatase D family protein, producing the protein MNSHGKPSLISRRHFTRNLLLSGGSLGLLPNILRAQQAPGVLQANRPIIQGGAMTGDIVGSNGIFWSRCDRPATMLLELSTTSKFTDSRRIRGPIALEDTDYAVKLAYGALPPGQTIFYRLAFEDLANSNVLSESITGSFKTPSADKRDILFAWSGDTAGQGYGIDVSRGGMRTYEAIRKLQPDFFIHGGDTIYADNPLQAEMKLDDGTVWKNIITPEKSKVAETLSEFRGNHFYNLLDENVRRMNSEVPIYFQWDDHEVLNNWYPGKQMTEDKRYTVKSASLLAARARRAFFDCLPIRPHPLERIYRNIPYGPSLELFFLDMRSYRGANSPNRQNELDDASAFLGRQQLDELKRALSASKATWKIICSDMPISLQCRDGKDSFEAVANGDGPALGRELEIADLLRFLKERKIRNTVWITTDVHHCSSIYHDPSKATFQEFDPFWEFISGPLHAGTFGPPASDNTFGAETRFIGIPKGMKGNRPPSDVYQFFGTMKIDAKTEELTVTHWDVNGKNLWNITIPPKLG; encoded by the coding sequence GTGAACTCACACGGCAAACCATCGCTCATCTCCCGTCGTCATTTCACCCGCAATCTCCTGCTCTCCGGCGGCTCGCTCGGCTTGCTTCCGAACATCCTTCGTGCCCAGCAAGCGCCCGGTGTCCTCCAGGCCAATCGCCCCATCATCCAAGGCGGCGCGATGACCGGTGACATCGTCGGCAGCAACGGCATCTTCTGGTCCCGCTGCGATCGCCCCGCCACGATGCTCTTAGAGCTGAGCACCACATCGAAGTTCACGGACAGCCGCCGCATCCGTGGCCCCATTGCTCTTGAGGATACTGATTACGCCGTGAAGCTCGCCTACGGCGCTTTGCCTCCAGGCCAGACGATTTTCTATCGCCTCGCCTTTGAAGACCTCGCGAACTCCAATGTCTTGTCCGAATCCATCACTGGTTCATTCAAGACACCATCAGCGGATAAGCGCGACATCCTCTTCGCCTGGTCGGGTGACACCGCAGGCCAAGGCTATGGCATCGATGTCAGTCGCGGCGGCATGCGCACCTATGAAGCCATCCGCAAGTTACAACCGGATTTCTTCATCCACGGCGGCGATACCATTTACGCGGATAATCCTCTGCAAGCGGAGATGAAATTAGATGATGGGACCGTGTGGAAAAATATCATCACGCCGGAGAAGAGCAAAGTGGCGGAAACGCTCAGCGAATTTCGCGGCAACCACTTCTACAATCTCCTCGATGAAAACGTCCGCCGCATGAACAGCGAGGTGCCCATCTACTTCCAATGGGACGATCATGAAGTGCTGAACAACTGGTATCCCGGCAAGCAGATGACCGAGGACAAACGCTACACCGTGAAGAGCGCTTCACTGCTCGCCGCCCGTGCCCGCCGCGCCTTCTTCGATTGCCTGCCCATCCGCCCGCATCCGCTGGAACGCATCTATCGCAACATCCCTTACGGCCCTTCGCTCGAACTGTTCTTCCTCGATATGCGCAGCTATCGCGGAGCCAATTCACCCAATCGCCAGAATGAGCTTGATGACGCTTCCGCTTTCTTAGGTCGCCAGCAACTCGATGAATTGAAACGCGCCCTCTCCGCTTCCAAGGCCACTTGGAAGATCATCTGCTCCGACATGCCCATCAGCCTCCAATGCCGTGATGGTAAAGATTCCTTTGAAGCTGTGGCGAATGGTGATGGTCCTGCGTTGGGCCGCGAACTGGAGATCGCCGATCTGCTGCGTTTCCTGAAAGAACGCAAGATTCGCAATACCGTTTGGATCACGACGGACGTGCATCATTGCAGCTCTATTTATCACGATCCTAGCAAGGCGACCTTCCAAGAATTCGATCCGTTCTGGGAATTCATCTCCGGCCCGTTGCACGCAGGCACCTTCGGCCCGCCAGCTTCAGACAACACCTTCGGTGCTGAGACGCGTTTCATCGGTATCCCAAAAGGTATGAAAGGAAATCGCCCGCCATCCGATGTCTACCAGTTCTTCGGCACCATGAAGATCGACGCGAAGACCGAAGAGCTCACCGTGACCCATTGGGATGTGAACGGAAAGAATCTGTGGAATATCACGATTCCCCCGAAGTTGGGATAG